One Patescibacteria group bacterium DNA segment encodes these proteins:
- the rpmE gene encoding 50S ribosomal protein L31 has product MKKDIHPKYYPKAKITCACGNVMEVGSTVESISTEVCSACHPLYTGKQKFIDKAGRVEKFRERAAKAVAKKAPAKKTRA; this is encoded by the coding sequence ATGAAAAAAGACATTCACCCCAAGTATTATCCGAAAGCTAAGATCACCTGCGCCTGCGGCAACGTGATGGAAGTCGGTTCTACAGTAGAAAGCATTTCGACTGAAGTCTGTTCGGCTTGCCATCCCCTCTACACCGGTAAACAGAAATTTATCGATAAAGCTGGCCGGGTAGAAAAATTCCGCGAGCGGGCGGCTAAAGCTGTGGCTAAGAAAGCTCCAGCGAAAAAAACCAGAGCCTAA